A genomic stretch from Mya arenaria isolate MELC-2E11 chromosome 10, ASM2691426v1 includes:
- the LOC128205658 gene encoding uncharacterized protein LOC128205658 isoform X1 yields the protein MDESTRRLLKKLKPEIKNNLVLENSILDCLEQEILTEEMSQKIRAKSTNGEKIEELLFFLPRRGPAAFDAFIRAIRPTHDFLAEMLTADMLTEQQQDKELSSGTDDCSSDSKKSSSSSLSSLFHETDTSQTLAIQLDGNDNVRTNQDEQNSNQPMEFALSSISQPERHYSSFSQLHPTEEFKNKIVQDWLSGIYTKLKSHVTNNYLRELSFMSPKPISFEMVEDLIDDMIEEEGKCYRELGDKMRKSSIFTQILSLKEANRKLNVDLNDTKENKNKLADQNVKLKEMCKNNTQENKMIEIEKQKLYSDTIAMNDNLAELQKEIKTLTQSKQEAESKLNETLKELEEAKIEIRDLKEDKLSCEHEIGQQGQQYKNTQRQSRPYWINHSCNKSSTSPATSPRRSSSVQQDNALAMHSNMSISGFTQSSPRNIQKGMKPKASSTYTDGQNPQSPFNTAQTGSKSNASAAYTIRKHQKTSSKTSQYGLRSNDTPTQTNTTPTILNETQQMNGQSRFFTRRAVQNGEMTEDDYKKEKCLDQTGKAVVSNNNREPYMPKQSEPKPLETPENDENDKFIEMTEKQTVMEVVSNNKRKPLTKKQSKPKPFAGLQIFGNSKK from the exons ATGGATGAGAGTACCCGGAGGTTGCTAAAGAAACTAAAGCCAGAAATCAAGAATAATCTGGTACTGGAGAACAGCATACTGGACTGCCTGGAGCAGGAGATTCTCACCGAGgaaatgtcacagaaaataagg gcaAAATCCacaaatggtgaaaaaatagaAGAGCTCCTCTTCTTTTTACCAAGAAGAGGTCCAGCTGCCTTTGATGCCTTCATCAGGGCCATCAGACCAACACATGACTTCCTTGCTGAAATGCTCACTGCTGACATGCTTACTGAACAACAACAAGACAAAGAACTGTCCAGTG GTACTGACGATTGTAGTTCTGACTCTAAGAAATCATCATCTAGCTCACTTTCTTCACTCTTCCATGAAACTGACACTTCCCAGACATTAGCCATTCAGCTGGATGGAAACGACAATGTCAGGACCAATCAAGATGAACAAAACAGTAACCAACCAATGGAGTTTGCTTTATCATCTATCAGCCAACCAGAAAGGCATTATTCTTCATTCAGCCAATTGCATCCTACAGAagaattcaaaaataaaattgttcagGATTGGCTGAGCGGAATCTACACAAAATTGAAATCCCACGTGACAAACAATTATCTCAGAGAGTTGTCCTTTATGAGCCCTAAGcctatttcttttgaaatggTAGAAGATCTTATTGATGATATGATTGAAGAGGAAGGCAAATGTTACAG AGAACTTGGTGACAAGATGAGAAAGTCTTCGATCTTTACTCAGATACTGTCACTCAAAGAGGCTAACAGGAAACTGAATGTTGATCTTAATGACACTAAGGAGAACAAGAATAAGCTTGCTGACCAAAACGTGAAGCTGAaagaaatgtgtaaaaataatacacaagaaaataaaatgattgaaatagaaaaacaaaaattgtattcTGATACAATTGCAATGAACGATAATTTAGCAGAATTACAGAAGGAGATCAAAACATTGACACAATCTAAACAAGAAGCTGAAAGCAAGCTTAATGAAACACTTAAAGAATTGGAAGAAgcaaaaattgaaataagggATCTAAAAGAGGACAAATTAAGTTGCGAACATGAAATTGGTCAGCAGGGGCAACAGTACAAAAATACACAAAGACAGAGTAGGCCATATTGGATAAACCATTCTTGCAACAAAAGCTCAACATCACCAGCTACATCACCAAGGAGATCCTCATCAGTGCAGCAAGACAATGCATTGGCCATGCACAGCAACATGTCCATCAGTGGATTTACACAAAGCTCACCAAGGAATATTCAGAAGGGGATGAAACCAAAAGCATCATCCACTTATACAGATGGGCAAAATCCACAATCGCCTTTCAACACTGCTCAGACAGGATCAAAGTCAAATGCCTCAGCTGCTTATACAATTAGGAAACATCAAAAAACTTCTTCAAAGACTTCTCAATATGGTTTAAGATCAAATGATACACCCACTCAAACAAACACCACACCCACTATTCTAAATGAAACACAACAGATGAATGGACAAAGTCGGTTTTTCACACGGCGAGCAGTGCAAAACGGTGAAATGACTGAGGACGATTATAAGAAGGAAAAATGCCTAGATCAGACGGGTAAAGCAGTTGTTTCCAATAACAACAGAGAACCTTATATGCCCAAGCAGAGCGAACCAAAACCATTGGAAACTCcagaaaatgatgaaaatgataagtTCATTGAGATGACTGAGAAACAGACAGTTATGGAAGTAGTTTCCAATAACAAAAGAAAACCGCTGACAAAGAAGCAGAGCAAACCAAAACCATTTGCCGGTCTGCAAATATTTGGCAATTCTAAAAAATGA
- the LOC128205658 gene encoding ribonuclease 3-like isoform X2, producing MLTADMLTEQQQDKELSSGTDDCSSDSKKSSSSSLSSLFHETDTSQTLAIQLDGNDNVRTNQDEQNSNQPMEFALSSISQPERHYSSFSQLHPTEEFKNKIVQDWLSGIYTKLKSHVTNNYLRELSFMSPKPISFEMVEDLIDDMIEEEGKCYRELGDKMRKSSIFTQILSLKEANRKLNVDLNDTKENKNKLADQNVKLKEMCKNNTQENKMIEIEKQKLYSDTIAMNDNLAELQKEIKTLTQSKQEAESKLNETLKELEEAKIEIRDLKEDKLSCEHEIGQQGQQYKNTQRQSRPYWINHSCNKSSTSPATSPRRSSSVQQDNALAMHSNMSISGFTQSSPRNIQKGMKPKASSTYTDGQNPQSPFNTAQTGSKSNASAAYTIRKHQKTSSKTSQYGLRSNDTPTQTNTTPTILNETQQMNGQSRFFTRRAVQNGEMTEDDYKKEKCLDQTGKAVVSNNNREPYMPKQSEPKPLETPENDENDKFIEMTEKQTVMEVVSNNKRKPLTKKQSKPKPFAGLQIFGNSKK from the exons ATGCTCACTGCTGACATGCTTACTGAACAACAACAAGACAAAGAACTGTCCAGTG GTACTGACGATTGTAGTTCTGACTCTAAGAAATCATCATCTAGCTCACTTTCTTCACTCTTCCATGAAACTGACACTTCCCAGACATTAGCCATTCAGCTGGATGGAAACGACAATGTCAGGACCAATCAAGATGAACAAAACAGTAACCAACCAATGGAGTTTGCTTTATCATCTATCAGCCAACCAGAAAGGCATTATTCTTCATTCAGCCAATTGCATCCTACAGAagaattcaaaaataaaattgttcagGATTGGCTGAGCGGAATCTACACAAAATTGAAATCCCACGTGACAAACAATTATCTCAGAGAGTTGTCCTTTATGAGCCCTAAGcctatttcttttgaaatggTAGAAGATCTTATTGATGATATGATTGAAGAGGAAGGCAAATGTTACAG AGAACTTGGTGACAAGATGAGAAAGTCTTCGATCTTTACTCAGATACTGTCACTCAAAGAGGCTAACAGGAAACTGAATGTTGATCTTAATGACACTAAGGAGAACAAGAATAAGCTTGCTGACCAAAACGTGAAGCTGAaagaaatgtgtaaaaataatacacaagaaaataaaatgattgaaatagaaaaacaaaaattgtattcTGATACAATTGCAATGAACGATAATTTAGCAGAATTACAGAAGGAGATCAAAACATTGACACAATCTAAACAAGAAGCTGAAAGCAAGCTTAATGAAACACTTAAAGAATTGGAAGAAgcaaaaattgaaataagggATCTAAAAGAGGACAAATTAAGTTGCGAACATGAAATTGGTCAGCAGGGGCAACAGTACAAAAATACACAAAGACAGAGTAGGCCATATTGGATAAACCATTCTTGCAACAAAAGCTCAACATCACCAGCTACATCACCAAGGAGATCCTCATCAGTGCAGCAAGACAATGCATTGGCCATGCACAGCAACATGTCCATCAGTGGATTTACACAAAGCTCACCAAGGAATATTCAGAAGGGGATGAAACCAAAAGCATCATCCACTTATACAGATGGGCAAAATCCACAATCGCCTTTCAACACTGCTCAGACAGGATCAAAGTCAAATGCCTCAGCTGCTTATACAATTAGGAAACATCAAAAAACTTCTTCAAAGACTTCTCAATATGGTTTAAGATCAAATGATACACCCACTCAAACAAACACCACACCCACTATTCTAAATGAAACACAACAGATGAATGGACAAAGTCGGTTTTTCACACGGCGAGCAGTGCAAAACGGTGAAATGACTGAGGACGATTATAAGAAGGAAAAATGCCTAGATCAGACGGGTAAAGCAGTTGTTTCCAATAACAACAGAGAACCTTATATGCCCAAGCAGAGCGAACCAAAACCATTGGAAACTCcagaaaatgatgaaaatgataagtTCATTGAGATGACTGAGAAACAGACAGTTATGGAAGTAGTTTCCAATAACAAAAGAAAACCGCTGACAAAGAAGCAGAGCAAACCAAAACCATTTGCCGGTCTGCAAATATTTGGCAATTCTAAAAAATGA
- the LOC128205657 gene encoding uncharacterized protein LOC128205657, with amino-acid sequence MNDAQRRVLRNQHGTILKNLVLDTDILGLLLQRDALTENMVQTIQSKASQHEKIIELLLMLPKRGPKAFPVFLEAVRKHSSFLADKLETDYEKEHKHMIEEQAKATETRKEEQHAHHDNPHSRQDNPHDLDLSSLTGPQHTPRAATNQDKAFEKSFRTKEQYSERRHSLSISTANHAMTSSIVQQNLNTLYTKMKSKLQTNNTREHSFASPEPATFKMVDKLLEELFHNLEEYEMTSSQCHALFGGKDRNYPLVSHIINIQKAKRELEQDLKTKDIQKNKYADHISKLENRCRNQATEVNHLNEEIKKLKEELEKLQAINSEREEKQKIIDELRKMVMDADTSKKSKLRSSYLALHYDSNSTEIKQLRAEVRSLMMDNENLKTENLMLKKSENMKKLAKLREDQTNNPKLELKLSDNAEKEESRDSASRGRTMVSSHSPYKSPPRKLDTERPSPFLYLEKSFVRASNDSVNSIDKEADTIGRVAKGKGSDLDFKFSETGQNVSLGQKRSPSKDRSNKRVTFLSDIGIGQQYDPSSSESKNPKSSPDFDKEKDKTNSTPNGHITNVVLAKPEKAPPGRGRTKQSSLKARATSKRSSSLNIISNSRDIMKMSSQLIQKSRNLRQPTTAGH; translated from the exons TCCAAAGCCTCCCAACATGAGAAGATCATTGAGCTCTTGCTGATGTTACCCAAGAGAGGACCAAAGGCTTTCCCAGTATTCCTGGAGGCTGTGCGCAAACATTCCTCCTTTCTGGCAGATAAACTGGAAACAGACTATGAAAAAG AACACAAGCACATGATAGAGGAGCAAGCAAAGGCAACAGAGACCCGCAAGGAGGAGCAGCATGCTCACCATGACAACCCACACAGTCGCCAAGACAACCCCCATGACCTGGATTTGTCAAGCCTGACTGGACCACAACATACACCCAGGGCAGCCACCAACCAGGATAAGGCATTTGAAAAAAGCTTTAG AACCAAAGAGCAGTACTCAGAGAGACGCCATTCTCTGTCAATATCTACCGCCAATCATGCAATGACCTCCAGTATTGTCCAGCAGAACCTTAACACTCTTTACACAAAGATGAAGTCAAAACTACAGACAAACAATACAAG GGAGCATTCATTTGCCAGTCCAGAGCCAGCCACATTTAAGATGGTGGACAAACTACTGGAGGAGCTGTTTCACAACTTGGAGGAGTATGAGATGACTTCTTCCCAATGTCATGCCCTGTTTGGAGGAAAG GACCGGAACTACCCACTTGTGTCACACATTATCAACATCCAGAAGGCAAAACGGGAGCTGGAACAGGACTTAAAGACCAAGGACATCCAGAAGAACAAATACGCAGACCACATCAGCAAACTAGAGAACCGGTGCAGGAACCAg GCAACTGAAGTGAACCATCTAAATGAAGAGATCAAGAAGTTAAAAGAAGAACTTGAGAAACTTCAGGCAATCAACAGTGAGAGAGAAGAGAAGCAGAAAATAATAGATGAGCTTAGGAAAATGGTAATGGATGCTGACACATCTAAGAAAAGTAAACTAAGAAGTTCGTACTTAGCTTTGCACTATGACTCGAACAGTACTGAAATTAAGCAACTAAGAGCAGAAGTAAGGAGCTTAATGATGGACAATGAAAATCTTAAGACAGAAAATCTTATGCTCAAAAAGTCTGAAAACATGAAGAAGCTTGCTAAACTGAGAGAGGATCAGACAAATAATCCAAAACTTGAGCTTAAGCTCAGTGATAATGCTGAGAAGGAGGAAAGTAGGGACAGTGCATCAAGAGGAAGAACAATGGTTTCCTCTCATTCCCCATACAAGAGTCCGCCAAGAAAGTTAGACACTGAAAGACCGTCACCTTTTCTTTACCTAGAAAAGTCTTTTGTCAGAGCTTCTAATGATTCTGTTAACAGCATTGACAAAGAGGCTGATACTATTGGAAGAGTTGCCAAGGGTAAGGGTTCTGACCTTGACTTTAAATTTTCTGAAACTGGTCAGAATGTTTCTCTTGGGCAGAAAAGAAGCCCAAGTAAGGACAGGTCGAACAAGAGAGTCACTTTTCTGAGTGATATTGGAATTGGGCAACAATATGACCCATCTAGTAGTGAGTCCAAAAATCCAAAATCTTCCCCTGATTTTGACAAGgagaaagacaaaacaaacagtACACCAAATGGGCACATTACAAATGTTGTGCTTGCAAAGCCAGAGAAAGCTCCACCTGGGAGGGGAAGAACAAAACAGAGCAGTTTAAAAGCAAGAGCAACCTCCAAAAGGTCCTCTTCActcaacattatttcaaactCCAGAGACATTATGAAGATGTCGAGCCAGTTGATACAAAAGAGTAGGAATTTAAGACAGCCAACTACAGCTGGACACTAG